In the genome of Nonlabens sp. MB-3u-79, one region contains:
- a CDS encoding proline dehydrogenase family protein encodes MNENPFNNTANAFSLRSDKELKKAHFIFTSMSKPWLVNLGSKATMFALNWRLPVKGIIEDTVFQQFCGGTTDEECMPLVEKMYEKGVSSILDYSVEGKENEADFDAVVGKKLTLIHMASANNALPFEVVKPTAIGRFYIWQKISEKKTLTVPEELEWERIYNRVDLLCKTAVDNDIALLFDGEETWMQDAADDLIGEMMQKYNHGKAYIYNTVQCYRHDRLDYIMELYEDAKANDYIIGAKIVRGAYMEKERERAKNYNYPSPICVDKAATDVMYNNVMHYILDRLDTIKLCIGTHNEESTLDAMRVLSEKEIEPNTNDVWFGQLYGMSDNLTFNLAALGHNTFKILPFGPIEDVMPYLIRRAQENTSVAGQTGRELTLIRQEMKRRGI; translated from the coding sequence ATGAACGAGAACCCTTTTAATAATACCGCAAATGCATTTTCTTTAAGGTCTGATAAGGAACTTAAGAAGGCACATTTTATATTTACTTCAATGTCTAAGCCATGGCTTGTCAACTTGGGTTCTAAGGCTACCATGTTTGCCTTAAACTGGCGCCTACCTGTAAAAGGGATCATTGAAGATACCGTTTTTCAACAGTTTTGTGGTGGTACAACAGATGAAGAGTGTATGCCGCTGGTAGAAAAAATGTATGAAAAAGGAGTGAGTTCTATACTAGATTACTCGGTAGAAGGTAAGGAAAACGAAGCTGATTTTGATGCTGTAGTAGGGAAGAAGTTAACCCTGATTCATATGGCTAGTGCTAATAATGCATTGCCTTTTGAAGTGGTTAAGCCCACCGCTATAGGTCGTTTTTATATTTGGCAAAAAATTTCTGAAAAGAAAACATTAACTGTTCCAGAAGAACTGGAGTGGGAACGTATTTACAACAGAGTAGATTTGCTTTGTAAGACAGCTGTGGATAATGATATCGCTTTGCTTTTTGATGGTGAAGAAACTTGGATGCAGGACGCTGCAGATGATCTAATTGGAGAGATGATGCAAAAGTACAATCATGGTAAAGCATACATATATAATACCGTGCAGTGTTATCGTCACGACAGGCTTGATTACATCATGGAGCTTTATGAAGATGCAAAAGCAAATGATTATATCATAGGGGCAAAAATTGTTAGAGGCGCCTACATGGAAAAGGAACGCGAGCGGGCAAAAAACTATAATTATCCAAGCCCTATTTGTGTAGATAAAGCTGCTACAGATGTCATGTATAATAACGTTATGCACTATATTCTAGACAGATTAGACACCATAAAACTTTGTATAGGAACTCATAACGAAGAAAGTACTCTAGATGCTATGCGAGTTTTATCAGAGAAGGAAATAGAGCCTAATACAAATGATGTATGGTTCGGCCAGCTGTACGGTATGAGTGATAATCTTACTTTTAATCTTGCTGCCTTGGGGCACAACACTTTTAAGATATTGCCATTTGGCCCTATTGAAGATGTGATGCCTTATCTTATAAGAAGAGCGCAGGAAAACACGTCTGTGGCTGGTCAAACAGGAAGGGAACTCACTCTTATCAGGCAAGAAATGAAAAGAAGAGGGATTTAA
- a CDS encoding DUF4258 domain-containing protein → MNFIKRLGFYGGGFAIGIVFLIFFLTGKRTQCTWLPEDRVLNDIARKNYVRFSPEVRSMLQQSEIDTLDIQLILKYGKVDFTKSNTDTIPCNFYHISGREELVNTSLWVRNCDRFTRVEKVLSQ, encoded by the coding sequence ATGAATTTTATAAAACGATTAGGTTTTTATGGTGGCGGCTTTGCTATAGGTATTGTGTTTCTTATCTTTTTTCTTACCGGAAAGAGAACACAATGTACTTGGTTACCAGAAGATCGTGTACTTAACGATATAGCTAGAAAAAACTATGTGAGATTTTCTCCTGAAGTACGCAGCATGCTGCAACAAAGCGAAATCGACACCCTAGACATTCAACTCATTCTTAAATACGGTAAGGTCGATTTTACAAAATCCAACACCGATACTATTCCTTGTAATTTTTACCACATCTCTGGAAGAGAAGAACTGGTTAACACCAGTTTATGGGTCAGAAATTGTGATCGCTTTACTAGAGTAGAAAAAGTACTAAGCCAGTAG
- a CDS encoding alanine dehydrogenase, translating into MSSYSTPFTKDQLIPQEERLEITRTKKELFIGIPKETQHQEKRICLTPDAVAAVCAHGHRILIEKGAGLASNFSDQDYNNAGAELTTDTAKIFSCPTILKVAPPSLEEIKMIKPQSVLISALQLKTRDQNYFNKLAEKKITALAYEFITDDEGRFTAVNALSEISGVASILIAAELLSNGENRTGHLFGNITGVPPVDVVILGAGIVGEFAARTALGLGASVKIFDNSISKLRNVQNNVSQQLFTSTIQPKYLSKALRRCDVVIGALTGENRTPVVVSQTMVENMKKGSVIIDVSIDMGGCFETSEITSHDQPTYTKLGITHYCVPNIPARYSKTASVALSNIFTPYILNIANDGGIEHAIRMDKGLKCGIYLYHGIVTNKSVGEWYNLPYSDVNLLIF; encoded by the coding sequence ATGTCCTCTTACTCCACTCCTTTTACCAAAGATCAGTTAATCCCTCAAGAGGAACGTCTTGAAATTACAAGAACCAAGAAGGAGTTGTTTATCGGAATCCCCAAGGAGACTCAACATCAAGAAAAACGCATTTGTTTAACTCCAGATGCTGTTGCCGCAGTATGTGCTCATGGTCATCGTATTTTAATAGAAAAAGGAGCTGGGCTAGCTAGCAATTTTTCAGATCAAGATTATAACAATGCCGGAGCAGAGTTGACTACTGATACTGCAAAAATATTCTCTTGCCCCACCATTCTTAAAGTGGCACCACCTTCTTTAGAAGAAATCAAGATGATTAAGCCACAATCGGTTTTAATATCTGCTTTGCAGTTAAAAACTAGAGATCAAAATTATTTCAATAAACTAGCTGAAAAGAAAATTACTGCGCTTGCTTATGAATTCATCACAGATGACGAAGGAAGGTTTACTGCTGTAAATGCATTGAGTGAAATTTCTGGAGTAGCCTCTATCCTTATCGCTGCCGAACTGTTATCTAATGGAGAAAACAGAACAGGACACCTCTTTGGCAATATAACAGGGGTGCCTCCCGTAGATGTTGTTATTTTAGGTGCTGGAATTGTGGGCGAATTTGCAGCGAGAACCGCTTTAGGATTAGGTGCTAGCGTTAAAATTTTTGATAATTCTATTTCAAAATTGCGAAATGTGCAGAATAATGTGAGTCAGCAATTATTCACTTCCACCATACAGCCTAAGTACCTCTCCAAAGCCCTAAGACGTTGTGACGTGGTAATAGGAGCGCTAACAGGCGAAAACAGAACACCTGTCGTGGTTTCTCAAACTATGGTAGAGAACATGAAAAAAGGATCTGTAATTATAGATGTCAGTATAGACATGGGTGGCTGTTTTGAAACTAGTGAGATCACCAGTCACGACCAGCCTACTTATACCAAACTAGGTATTACTCATTACTGCGTACCTAACATCCCCGCTCGGTATTCAAAAACAGCCAGTGTAGCTTTAAGCAATATTTTTACTCCTTACATATTAAATATAGCAAACGACGGTGGTATAGAGCATGCCATACGCATGGATAAGGGTTTAAAGTGTGGGATTTATCTTTATCATGGTATTGTGACTAATAAATCGGTAGGTGAATGGTATAATTTACCTTACAGCGACGTAAATTTGCTCATCTTTTAA
- the tsaE gene encoding tRNA (adenosine(37)-N6)-threonylcarbamoyltransferase complex ATPase subunit type 1 TsaE encodes MEITYTLNEIDTVAKKLLENLESKVILFNAPMGAGKTTLIKSICKQLGVVNEVTSPTFSLVNEYKGTFTDVIHFDLYRLETYDQLIDIGIDYYLEKDAFCLIEWPELSISFLSDYQYIKIEILGLDARKLILEKVVK; translated from the coding sequence ATGGAAATCACGTATACCCTTAACGAAATTGATACGGTGGCAAAAAAGCTGCTAGAAAACTTAGAATCAAAGGTAATCTTGTTCAATGCACCTATGGGTGCCGGAAAAACTACTTTGATAAAATCTATATGTAAGCAACTGGGTGTCGTAAACGAAGTGACCTCTCCAACATTTAGTCTTGTTAACGAATACAAAGGCACTTTTACCGATGTTATACATTTCGATCTTTACAGATTAGAAACATATGATCAATTAATTGACATTGGTATTGATTATTATCTGGAAAAAGACGCGTTTTGTCTTATCGAGTGGCCAGAGCTATCAATTTCCTTTCTATCTGATTATCAATATATAAAAATCGAAATACTGGGCTTAGATGCCAGAAAATTGATTTTAGAAAAAGTAGTTAAATAA
- a CDS encoding bifunctional response regulator/alkaline phosphatase family protein — MAEIKILWVDDEVDLLKPHIIFLENKGYSIDTRISGSEALEAIEETRYDLIFLDENMPGLTGLETLHEIKEKQAQLPVIMITKSEEEYIMEEAIGSKIADYLIKPVNPHQILLAVKKNLDHSRLVNEKTTSDYQREFRKIAMDMSMINTYEEWVQLYQKLIYWEIELEDVDDSGMFEILTAQKNEANQQFCKFIEKNYPDWFDGHESNPTLSHDLFRKRVAPLLKKKEPVLFIVVDNLRYDQFKVFENLINNHYKKIKEETYCSILPTATQYARNAIFSGLMPEDMKKRHPDLWLDDTDEGGKNMHENAFLIAQLKRLGLHIKHQYHKITNENSGRKLAENFKSQKDNDLTVVVYNFVDMLSHSKTEMEVIKELASTDKSYRSLTLSWFKNSPLLDIIQRGQELGFKLVLTTDHGTINVTNPSKVIGDKNTSLNLRYKTGRSLSYEDKDVLAATDPSTIKLPKINMSSSFIFAKGDLFFAYPNNYNHYVSYFRNTYQHGGVSLEEMLIPFAIFEPR, encoded by the coding sequence ATGGCAGAGATCAAAATACTATGGGTAGATGATGAAGTGGATTTATTAAAACCTCACATTATATTTCTTGAGAATAAAGGCTACTCAATAGACACTAGAATTAGCGGCTCTGAAGCGTTAGAGGCGATAGAAGAAACAAGATATGATCTTATTTTTCTAGATGAAAATATGCCTGGACTGACAGGTCTAGAAACTTTACATGAAATCAAAGAGAAACAAGCCCAACTCCCTGTTATCATGATTACTAAAAGTGAGGAAGAGTATATAATGGAAGAAGCTATAGGATCTAAGATTGCAGATTACTTGATCAAGCCTGTAAATCCACATCAAATCCTTCTTGCTGTAAAGAAAAATCTTGACCATTCTAGGTTAGTCAATGAAAAAACAACTAGCGATTACCAGCGGGAATTCCGTAAAATTGCGATGGATATGTCCATGATCAATACTTATGAAGAGTGGGTGCAGCTTTATCAAAAATTAATTTATTGGGAAATTGAATTAGAAGATGTTGATGATTCAGGAATGTTCGAAATCTTAACTGCTCAAAAAAATGAAGCAAATCAGCAATTCTGTAAGTTTATAGAAAAAAATTATCCTGACTGGTTTGATGGCCATGAAAGCAATCCGACCTTGAGTCATGATCTTTTCAGGAAGCGTGTTGCTCCACTACTAAAAAAGAAGGAACCTGTTTTATTTATAGTTGTAGATAATTTGCGCTACGATCAATTTAAAGTTTTTGAAAACCTAATCAATAATCATTACAAAAAAATTAAAGAAGAAACCTATTGCTCGATTCTTCCTACGGCTACACAATATGCTAGAAATGCGATATTTTCTGGGTTAATGCCAGAAGACATGAAAAAGCGTCATCCCGACTTATGGCTAGATGATACTGATGAAGGTGGGAAAAACATGCATGAAAACGCCTTTTTAATTGCTCAATTAAAAAGACTTGGTCTTCATATCAAACACCAATATCATAAAATAACAAATGAGAATAGCGGCCGTAAACTCGCTGAAAATTTTAAATCCCAAAAAGATAACGACCTTACTGTTGTTGTTTACAATTTTGTAGATATGCTCTCCCATTCTAAAACTGAAATGGAAGTCATTAAAGAACTCGCAAGTACCGATAAAAGTTATAGGTCGTTAACCTTAAGTTGGTTTAAGAACTCTCCTTTATTAGATATTATACAACGCGGACAGGAATTGGGGTTCAAATTAGTTTTAACCACAGATCATGGAACTATTAACGTCACTAATCCAAGTAAGGTCATAGGCGATAAAAACACCAGTTTAAATTTAAGGTATAAAACAGGTAGAAGCCTGTCTTATGAAGACAAAGATGTTCTTGCGGCAACAGACCCTAGTACCATCAAGTTACCTAAGATAAATATGAGCAGTAGTTTTATTTTTGCAAAGGGGGATTTGTTTTTCGCCTATCCAAACAACTACAATCATTATGTGAGTTATTTTAGAAACACGTATCAACATGGTGGTGTGTCCTTAGAAGAAATGTTAATACCTTTTGCCATATTTGAACCTAGATAA
- a CDS encoding HD domain-containing protein codes for MKQQNKLKILNDPIYGFISIPSEEIFKIVEHPYFQRLRRITQMGLSYLVYPGAHHTRFHHALGCLHLMQKSVQVLRSKSVDISDQEEDALYKAILLHDIGHGPFSHALEYQIINKVTHEQLSCHFMNHLNNEFNGSLTLAIQIFKGEYHRPFMLELISSQLDMDRLDYLKRDSFYTGVAEGNINSQRLITMLNVVDDQLVVEEKGLYSVENFLSGRRLMYWQVYLHKTGIGAEHLLQSVIKRIKELIDNGIKVELPKHLDYFINNSDPDFDTRTNDLEKFASLDDSDILATLKLGKDHKDFVLSELCTMILNRQLLKIKFSNKQVAPEKVQKHLDKLMQTYDLTEHEASYFVFSGFVVNVAYAKAQPIKILDKKGKLIELIKAGKEDSFKALLKEVRKYYCCYPKLQD; via the coding sequence TTGAAACAACAGAACAAACTTAAAATATTAAACGATCCTATCTACGGTTTTATTTCGATTCCTTCTGAAGAGATCTTTAAAATCGTTGAGCATCCTTATTTTCAACGCTTGCGTAGAATTACCCAAATGGGGTTGAGCTACTTGGTATATCCAGGGGCACACCACACGAGGTTTCATCATGCATTGGGTTGCTTGCATTTGATGCAAAAATCAGTGCAAGTACTTAGATCTAAGTCGGTTGATATTTCAGATCAGGAAGAAGATGCCCTGTATAAAGCAATTTTACTTCATGATATTGGACACGGTCCTTTCTCTCATGCATTAGAATATCAAATTATTAATAAGGTGACGCATGAGCAATTATCATGTCATTTTATGAATCATTTAAACAATGAATTTAACGGTAGTTTAACGCTTGCTATTCAGATATTTAAAGGGGAATATCACCGTCCATTTATGCTAGAGCTTATCTCTAGCCAACTGGATATGGACCGATTGGATTATTTGAAAAGAGACAGTTTTTATACAGGAGTGGCTGAAGGTAATATCAACAGCCAGCGTTTAATCACTATGCTTAATGTTGTTGATGACCAGTTAGTGGTTGAAGAAAAAGGCCTGTACAGTGTAGAGAATTTTCTTTCTGGACGCAGGTTGATGTATTGGCAAGTTTATTTACATAAAACAGGAATAGGAGCAGAGCATTTATTACAGTCTGTGATTAAGCGTATTAAAGAGTTGATTGATAATGGAATAAAGGTAGAACTGCCTAAGCATTTAGATTATTTCATTAACAACTCAGACCCAGATTTTGATACGAGGACTAATGATCTTGAGAAATTTGCATCATTAGATGATTCTGATATTCTTGCCACTTTAAAGTTAGGAAAAGACCATAAAGACTTTGTCCTTAGTGAGTTGTGTACCATGATTTTAAATCGTCAGTTGCTTAAAATTAAATTCTCAAACAAACAAGTTGCTCCTGAAAAGGTGCAAAAACACCTTGATAAATTAATGCAAACTTATGACTTGACAGAGCATGAAGCGTCCTATTTTGTATTTTCTGGTTTTGTTGTTAACGTCGCTTACGCGAAAGCGCAACCTATAAAAATCCTGGATAAAAAAGGAAAATTAATAGAGCTTATCAAGGCTGGAAAAGAAGATAGTTTTAAAGCATTGCTCAAAGAAGTGAGAAAATATTACTGTTGTTATCCAAAGCTGCAAGATTGA
- the lpxD gene encoding UDP-3-O-(3-hydroxymyristoyl)glucosamine N-acyltransferase, which yields MKFTIKQIAEILEGTIEGDSSVVVSKLSKIEDGTSGSLSFLSNEKYAPYIYKTQASAVIVNNEFEVEQPVNCSLIRVEDAYLAFTRLLEFYQLAKMNKQGIEQPSFIHETASYGDGLYVAAFSYIGENVRIGNNVKIFSNVNIEDNVTIGDNCILHSAVQVKSDTIIGNRVVINSGSVIGSDGFGFAPNKDGTYIKIPQTGNVIIEDNVDIGSLTTIDKATLGSTIIRSGVKLDNQIQVAHNVEIGSNTVIAAQTGIAGSTKIGKNCKIGGQVGIAGHIVIEDNVNIQAQSGVGRKLKEGTTVQGSPAFDFGDWNRSYVLFKNLRKIESRISNLEKK from the coding sequence ATGAAATTTACCATCAAACAAATTGCCGAAATTTTAGAAGGAACCATTGAAGGAGATTCAAGTGTTGTAGTAAGTAAGTTGTCAAAAATAGAAGATGGTACCTCTGGTAGCCTAAGCTTTCTTTCTAATGAAAAGTATGCACCTTATATTTACAAGACACAAGCTAGTGCTGTAATTGTAAACAATGAGTTTGAAGTGGAGCAGCCAGTAAATTGTTCTTTGATTAGAGTAGAAGATGCTTACCTCGCTTTTACAAGACTATTGGAATTTTATCAATTGGCTAAAATGAATAAGCAAGGTATTGAACAGCCTAGCTTTATTCATGAGACAGCATCCTACGGAGACGGCTTATATGTTGCGGCCTTTAGTTATATAGGAGAAAATGTTAGAATAGGGAACAACGTAAAGATTTTTTCCAATGTCAACATTGAAGATAATGTGACCATAGGAGATAATTGTATCTTACATTCGGCGGTACAAGTTAAGTCTGATACCATAATAGGAAATCGGGTGGTAATTAATTCTGGTAGCGTGATAGGTTCAGATGGTTTTGGATTTGCGCCTAACAAAGACGGCACTTACATAAAAATACCTCAAACGGGTAATGTAATTATTGAAGATAACGTAGACATAGGATCGCTTACTACTATAGATAAGGCCACCTTAGGAAGTACAATTATTAGATCGGGTGTGAAACTGGACAATCAGATTCAAGTAGCTCACAATGTAGAGATTGGGTCCAATACAGTAATTGCAGCTCAAACTGGAATTGCAGGATCAACTAAAATAGGAAAGAATTGTAAGATCGGTGGACAAGTAGGTATTGCAGGTCATATAGTTATTGAAGATAATGTCAATATACAAGCGCAAAGCGGTGTCGGTAGGAAATTAAAAGAAGGAACAACTGTTCAAGGTTCTCCAGCTTTTGACTTTGGAGATTGGAATAGGAGCTACGTGTTATTTAAAAATTTAAGAAAAATAGAATCAAGAATTTCAAATCTTGAAAAAAAATAA
- a CDS encoding bifunctional UDP-3-O-[3-hydroxymyristoyl] N-acetylglucosamine deacetylase/3-hydroxyacyl-ACP dehydratase, producing MTVTEFKQTTIKSEITLSGVGLHTGKEVTLVFKPAPENHGYAFQRVDLEGNPVIEASANYVTDTKRGTTLDKRGVQINTCEHVLAALVGLEIDNCLIEIDSSEPPIMDGSSKFFIEALEKAGRVEQDQFREEYVVQENIYYKDEETGSEIILMPADSYQITTMVDFGTKVLGTQNATLHKISDFKEEIASARTFSFLHEIEMLMEHGLIKGGDLNNAIVYVDKELSEKTTESLKKAFKKDNITIRPNGILDNLELHHPNEAARHKLLDVIGDLALIGYRIRGKVIATKPGHFVNTQFAKKMSKIIKKDIKDNVPQVDIRKEPLMDVMQIMEVLPHRPPFLLIDKIFELSESHVIGLKNVTMNEPFFVGHFPGQPVMPGVLIVEAMAQTGGILVLSTVPDPENYLTFFMKMDNVKFKRKVSPGDTLIFKCDLISPIRRGICHMQAYAYANGILCAEAELMAQISKVK from the coding sequence ATGACGGTAACAGAATTTAAGCAAACGACCATAAAAAGCGAGATAACCTTATCTGGCGTAGGTTTGCATACTGGTAAAGAAGTAACTTTAGTTTTTAAGCCAGCCCCAGAAAATCATGGTTATGCTTTTCAAAGAGTAGATCTAGAAGGTAATCCGGTAATTGAAGCATCTGCTAATTATGTAACAGATACTAAAAGAGGAACTACTCTTGATAAAAGGGGGGTGCAAATCAATACATGTGAGCACGTACTGGCAGCTTTAGTAGGTTTAGAAATAGACAACTGTTTGATAGAAATAGACAGTAGTGAGCCACCTATTATGGATGGTTCTTCAAAATTCTTTATTGAAGCCCTAGAAAAAGCTGGTAGAGTAGAACAAGATCAGTTCAGAGAAGAATATGTGGTTCAAGAAAATATTTATTATAAAGATGAAGAAACAGGTAGCGAGATTATTCTAATGCCTGCTGACTCCTACCAAATCACTACAATGGTTGATTTTGGGACTAAAGTTTTAGGAACTCAAAACGCGACACTTCATAAAATAAGTGACTTTAAAGAAGAGATTGCTAGTGCGAGAACATTCAGTTTTCTTCATGAAATTGAAATGCTCATGGAACATGGCTTGATAAAAGGCGGTGATCTTAATAACGCCATTGTTTACGTTGATAAAGAGCTGTCGGAGAAAACAACAGAAAGCCTTAAAAAGGCATTCAAAAAAGATAATATTACCATTAGGCCTAATGGAATTTTAGATAACCTAGAACTTCATCACCCTAATGAGGCTGCACGTCACAAGTTGTTAGATGTGATCGGTGACCTCGCTTTAATAGGTTATAGAATTAGAGGTAAAGTTATTGCAACTAAGCCTGGACATTTTGTCAACACTCAATTTGCAAAGAAAATGTCTAAAATTATCAAGAAGGATATAAAAGATAATGTACCTCAAGTAGATATTCGTAAGGAACCACTTATGGATGTGATGCAAATTATGGAGGTGTTGCCACATCGGCCACCCTTTCTTTTAATTGATAAGATATTTGAACTTTCTGAGAGTCATGTAATTGGTTTGAAGAATGTAACAATGAATGAACCCTTCTTTGTTGGGCATTTCCCAGGCCAGCCAGTAATGCCCGGAGTGCTTATCGTAGAAGCCATGGCACAAACTGGTGGTATTTTAGTTTTAAGTACCGTTCCAGATCCAGAAAATTATTTGACTTTCTTTATGAAAATGGATAATGTAAAGTTCAAAAGAAAAGTATCCCCTGGGGATACCCTTATATTTAAATGTGATTTAATTTCCCCTATAAGAAGAGGGATTTGTCACATGCAAGCTTATGCTTATGCAAATGGTATTCTTTGTGCCGAAGCTGAGTTGATGGCACAAATTTCAAAAGTTAAATAA
- the lpxA gene encoding acyl-ACP--UDP-N-acetylglucosamine O-acyltransferase gives MNQPLAYVHPGAKIAKNVVIEPFTTIHNDVVIEEGTWIGSNVTIMEGARIGKNVSIFPGSVISAIPQDKKFEDEDTVTIIGDNTTIRECVTINRGTSDRMKTVIGKNCWIMAYCHIAHDCIVGDNCIFSNNSTLAGHITVGDYVVLAGMAAVQQFCQIGSHAFVTGGSLVRKDVPPFVKAGREPLSYVGINSVGLRRRGFDLEKIREIQDIYRILYQKNYNVSQGVEIIEAEMSATPERDEILEFIKNTKRGIMRGYVSKQ, from the coding sequence ATGAATCAACCATTAGCATACGTACATCCGGGAGCAAAAATTGCCAAAAATGTAGTTATAGAGCCTTTTACAACCATCCATAACGATGTGGTTATAGAAGAAGGAACTTGGATAGGATCTAACGTCACCATCATGGAAGGTGCGCGTATAGGTAAAAATGTAAGTATTTTCCCTGGCTCTGTAATAAGTGCCATTCCTCAAGATAAAAAGTTTGAAGATGAAGATACTGTAACTATAATAGGTGATAATACCACTATTAGAGAATGTGTGACCATTAATCGTGGTACTTCAGACCGCATGAAGACCGTTATAGGTAAAAACTGTTGGATCATGGCTTATTGCCACATTGCACACGATTGTATAGTTGGTGATAATTGTATTTTTTCTAACAATAGTACTCTTGCAGGTCATATTACGGTAGGTGATTATGTAGTGCTAGCTGGTATGGCTGCGGTACAACAGTTTTGTCAGATAGGAAGTCATGCATTTGTTACCGGAGGGTCTTTAGTTCGCAAGGATGTTCCTCCCTTTGTGAAAGCAGGTCGGGAACCTTTAAGTTATGTAGGGATTAATTCTGTAGGTTTGCGTAGAAGAGGTTTTGACCTTGAAAAAATCCGAGAAATTCAAGACATCTATCGCATTCTTTATCAAAAAAATTACAACGTTTCTCAAGGAGTAGAGATTATAGAAGCAGAAATGAGTGCTACACCAGAGCGCGATGAAATATTAGAATTTATTAAAAACACAAAGCGAGGTATCATGAGAGGATACGTTAGTAAACAATAA
- the efp gene encoding elongation factor P — MASTSDIRKGLCIHYNHDIFKIIEFLHVKPGKGPAFVRTKLKSVTSGKVIDNTFSAGHKIEEIRVETHSFQFLYKDGEGYHFMNTETFEQIILQENSLDSPGLLKEGEVVKIQINTEDDSPLSVDMPQYVILKVTATEPGLKGNTATNASKPATVETGAEVNVPLFINEGDVIRIDTEKGNYHERMKQ, encoded by the coding sequence ATGGCAAGTACAAGCGACATTAGAAAAGGATTGTGTATTCATTACAATCACGATATTTTTAAAATCATTGAATTTCTTCATGTGAAACCTGGTAAAGGTCCCGCATTTGTAAGAACTAAATTGAAATCTGTTACTTCCGGGAAAGTGATTGATAATACATTTTCTGCTGGACATAAAATTGAAGAAATACGTGTAGAAACTCATTCCTTTCAATTTTTATACAAAGATGGTGAAGGATATCACTTTATGAATACAGAGACTTTTGAGCAAATTATATTGCAAGAAAATTCTTTGGACTCTCCGGGATTATTAAAAGAAGGTGAAGTTGTGAAAATTCAAATCAATACAGAAGATGATTCTCCATTGTCTGTAGATATGCCACAATACGTAATTCTTAAAGTAACGGCTACGGAGCCAGGTCTTAAAGGAAATACAGCAACAAATGCATCTAAGCCAGCTACGGTTGAAACTGGTGCTGAAGTCAATGTTCCTTTATTTATCAATGAAGGTGATGTTATTAGAATTGATACTGAAAAGGGGAATTATCACGAGAGAATGAAGCAATAA